The genomic DNA AGTCGTTTACCTCTTAAAGTCGATGGCAAATATAAACATATTCTTTTAAATATTCATTGTTCCAAATACAATATTTAATATTTTTAACACTTTTGCGTATCATTACCGTCTTAAATCATCTTCCCTATCGTTATGAAATCCCCATCCCTACCCTCTTCTCCTACGCCTAAAATGGTTCTTTCGTTAAATGCATAGATTGGAACATTGCATAAAAGCTTCTATACTTGCATGATATGACCATTCAAAATTAGATAGTCTTACAAAGGGGCATAAACTGCAAGATAAAATACAGAAAAGGCAAGTAAGTACGATTCATCAGGAATAAGGAGTGATATTATTCGCCATATTTCATAGAAAAAATTTGTTTGACCATAAATATTATGTCTATTCATTAGCATGCCTTTACGTCTTCTACAAGTAATTTATCCCCAACAACACGATGTTTGTAAACTATTTTCATACACTTCAAAACCAATACATGCTCTTTTAGCTTCTAAAAGATGCCTAATTAACTTGCAATAGATGTCCTTTTAGCCTGTTACTAACGCCCTTTTGAAGTCGAAGTAAGCACCTTTTCTTACACGGTCACACAATCACCTGACACACTGTTAGTTACAAAGGGCACTGAAAAGACGATTTTTCGTTCTTTTTAGACATAGAAACAAAGAAATAATGTAAAGAAAAATCAGCACAACAGGGCAATAAAAAGTAATCGGGAAAACAAGAAATAACACACCTAATCAACTAATAAGTAGGCAGAAACTTATGCTCACAAAAATAAATTATAGTCCTAATTACACGTATTTCCAAATTAATTCGTATATTTGTGACCAACTTCTGAGTTCTTGGTGCCTTGATATTGCAGCACAGGGGCATTCGAGTGGCTCGTGATGACAATAAAACCTAAACTATACATTGTCAATCAAATACTTATAAACAGTTACGTCTAAAAGTGCTGCTAAACTAAAAAACCTAATATGAATAACCGATTTCTACACGGTGTGCTTACTGCACTTGCCTTAACGGCATCGGCTACGAGCTTTGCTCAGACCAATACCGTTATGACTCTTCAGACGCAAATCGCTCCTAACCCAGAGAACGAGCCGCGCCCAGTGTTCCCTATTCCCACTGACCGTCAGTGGAAATGGCAACAAACAGAGTTCTATGCCTTCTTCCATTATGGCATGAATACCTATACCAATAAGGAATGGGGTAATGGTGATGAAGATGTAAATACCTTTGCGCCAACAGCAAAGCCTGACCCACGACAGTGGTTAGAGGCTGTGAAAGAGGCGGGTATGAAGGGCGGTATTGCTGTTGTGAAGCATCACGATGGCTTCTGCCTGTGGCCAACAGAAACAACAAATCATAAAAGCATGAACTCATCAAGCCCTAATGCGCAGGTGAATATTGCTGATCTCTTTGCGAAAGCAGCACAGGAGTTGAATATGAAATATGGCTTCTACGTGTCTCCTTGGGACCGCAACAGTGGTCTTTACGGTACGGACAGTTACGTGAAGGACGTCTTCTTGAAGCAGTGTGCCGAGCTTGCAAAATATGGTTCTGACCAGTTTGAGATGTGGTTTGATGGGGCAAATGGTGGTAATGGCTACTATGGTGGTCAGAATAAGACAATCAATATTGACCGTGCAACCTACTACGACGTACCTAACCTCCGTGATTCCATCCATAAGCTTAGCCCTAATATCATCCTTTGGGGTGTCGGTGGTGAGGCACGTTGGATTGGTAACGAAGACGGATGGGCAGGCGAAACCAACTGGTGTAATGAGAACCGTGGCTATGCTCCTGAACGTAATGGCATGTATGGAACGGAGAACGGCTGGTTCTGGCTCCCCGGTGAGAGCGATGCTAAGTTCACCGACAAAGGCTGGTTCTGGCATCCGGGTTGTGAGCCAATGTCGGCAGAACGCACCTTCCAGATGTATTTAGAGACGGTTGGTCGCAATGCAACCCTCATTCTGAACTGTCCTCCAGACAGAAGTGGACGAATACCACAGAACCAAGTGAACCGTCTGAAGGAGTTCGGAACAATGTTGAAGGAGCGCTTCAAGACCAATCTTGCTAAGACAGCCACTGTTGAAGCTACCAGCACACGCAGCAATGGAGCAACACGTACCTATGTTGTTAACAACCTCATTGACGAAAACCCAGACACTTACTGGGCAGCAGAGGACAACGTAAAGGATGTTACCCTCACCTTCAAATGGAACAACATTCAGAAGGTTCGCTACGTGACTTTGCAAGAGTACGTTAGACTCGGACAGCGCGTAAAGGGTTTCTCAATCGAATATACCACTGATGGCAGCACATGGAAGCCGCTTGCTAACAAGGTAAAGCAGACCACTATCGGCTATAAGCGTATCATTCCGCTCAACGGAAGCACCGTGAGCAGCTATGGTTCAGGCTTTGAGGCTAAGGCTATACGCGTTCATATCAAGGATGCTAAGGCTTGTCCTGTAATGAGTGAGATTGCAATTTATTAATCGTTTGACTTGAGAAACAATATGAAAAAGAATATATTAGCTACCTGTGGTTTGTTGTTCTGCACCACTTTGCTCCATGCACAGACCACACAAGAGGTTAGAATAGATTTTGAAAATCAGGATTATAAGTCGGTTGGTGTCTACGACTCTTGGCAGAAATCGCCTTTCCGCAGCCAAAACAAGCAGGTGCCTGTACTGAAAGGAAACGTGCAGGTGGTAAGCAACATTGACAAGAAGTATGACGAGATACTGAAGAGCATCCCAAATAATTCAGAGAATGTGTTGGGCTTCCAGCGTTCACGCTTTGGTTCAAACACCTTCGGTGCACGCATCGACCTTAAACAGCCATTCGCTTTGACCAAAGAGACAAAGTACGTACACGTGATGATTCACAAGCCAAAGGCAGGTCGTACGATGCTCATCGGACTTGGAAAGCGTACGGATCGTGCTGGTCAGAGCGCAGAGACAGAGCAGTTTTGGGAGCTTTCGACGAGAGAGGTTGAGCCAAACAAGTGGGTAGATGCTGTTTTCCCTGTTAAGGGAGCTGGTGGTATCGAAATCCATAGCCTTGTGGTTGTTGTCGACTGCGAAGACACTAACGGCATGACCGATGATTTCCTTGCTTATATCGACAATATCGTAGTAAACAACGAGGCCTTCACAACGACCAATCGTGAGGACTATCCGATGAACTATAACAAGGATCAGAAGTGCACACGTACCGACCGTGGACTCAAGGGTATCAGCCTTGGAGACCAATCTTTCAATGTCTATGGTGACATTACCACTTCTACCCCAGCCTACACCTACCTCAGCAAACAGGCGTTCTTGGCTAAACCGGGCGAGACGCTAAGCCCAGCTGTTCAGTACAAAGGTATCTGGATGCATAGCTATGTTTATCTTGACTTGAACAACAATGGTCGCTTTGAGCCAAAGGTAGAAGGTGGTAAGATTGTTCAAAATGCTGGTAATGAGTTGTTAGCTTACTCTTTCCTCGGTGGAGAGGATGAGAATTCTGGCTTCAACAGTGCTGGAACAGAGATTTCTGGCAATGGTCGCAACACACTTGTTATGCCTGAATTTACCCTTCCAAGCGACCTTCAGCACGGTTTCTACCGTATGCGTTACAAGGTGGATTGGAACTCTGCTGATGCAGGAGGTTGCATCGACAACAACAACAATATCATCAACAATGGTGGTGGTGCCATCGATGTCCGCCTCAACGTACATGGTGACAATGTTAAGATTAACCAAGGTGCACTCAATGGTAAGGTCGTTGCAGAAGATGGTACAGAACTGAACGATATCAGCATCCCATTCGGTAAGCCTTATACTATCAAGATGAAGCCTGAACATGGCTTTAACTTCAGCGGTCTGAAGGTGCGCCACGGCTACAACCTCAATGGTGACAGCCTCAGCCATGGTACCTATCAGTATGTTGACGAGCTCATCCCACGTGAGCGTTTCAATGCTGACGGCACCTTTACTCTCCCTGCAGAGATGGTGGATGGCGACGTATCACTTGAGGGTATCTTCATTGATGCGAAGACAACTTTGACCTACGAGGTTTACTTTAACAACGAGTTTGTTCATTCAACCGTTGTCAATGGTGCCAAGATTGGTGCCGTGACAATTCCAGAAAGTCTTAACAGAGACTTTGTTGAACTGACAGCTGACAAACAGACCATCACAGAACTCCCTGCTACCGTACGTGTTAATGCCGTATGGATAGCACCGATGAAGGTGGTAAACCCTACTGACACCACTTGGTACAGTCTGAAAGTGAGCAGTCAGGAGAGATGGGTATCATCAAGAACCTATACTCCTAACGTTTACTTCGCAACCTCGTTAGACGAAAACGACGATGCTGCACTTTGGGCATTGACAGGTAATCCTTACGGCGGTTTCCACCTTATTAATAAGGCAATGGGTCCAAAGCAGGTTCTCGCTTCGCCATCTCCGAAAGGCTCAGCCAATGCTGGTGGTAATACCTACGCTACCCTTCAGCCTGTTGACAACCTCCCAGCAGGTTACACAAGCGACTGGACAATAACGATAAGTCCTAATGACGATAACGGTTTTTATATCTGTAATCCTGAAGGCTTCGGCTTGAACTATCGTTCCGATTATAACCTCGCTTATTGGACGGGTGGTAAGGATGGCGGTTCAACCTTCGTTCCTAAGATGGTTAGTACCACAGGTATCAACAGCTTGACACTGCAACGCAATACCGACACCACCTACGATCTCTCTGGCAAGATGGTTAGCAAGAACCATAAGGGTCTCGTTATCCGTGGTGGCAAGAAATTGCTCGTGAAGTGATTGAGAGTTTATAAGTTGATGAGTTGCTTGTAAAATAAGACATAGTAACATAAGAACATGTTTTGGCGACCGAGTTAACAAGTCGCTTGATAAGGCAAAGTAACACAAAAAAGGACAGAGTAACAGGGGAAACTTGCTACTCTGTCTTTTTTATATTTTATATTTTATATTTTCTGATCATCCAGTCTCTACGTTCTTTTGGCTACTACGTGTGATGAACATTGAGCTTTATCTTTTTACTTTTCCTTATCGCTAATCATAATTATGAGTTCTCTTTTTCCTAAAAACTAATGCCAAAGGAAGAGCCTACCCCCAAGGAGTGGAAATGAGTGCGCATGAGTGATGTACGATAAGGCTGGAGGTTGTAATCAATAAGGAAGCGAACACTATAATGCTGACGAGCTCTGAATGTTAGCGAAAGACCTGTACCAAAACCTATTCTATGGTGCGAATTAATTAAATCGCCTGTTAACTTTATGTTCGGAAAAAATACAGATGATGCCAAAAGTTTACTCCCGATAAGCCAACGCTCTGATAGCGGATAAGAGAAAAAAGGACCACCACCCAACTTCCATGTATCGAAGACATAATCTTCAGCCTTGACATCTTCCACGATAACCGAAGTGCGCGTTACCGAGAATCGGCCACCGATACCGATATAGGGATTAAAGAAGTAGGCACCCTCAACAGCAGAGGTACAGCCACGTGATACCTTAATGGGTGCGTCTTTCTCATTGCGAAATGATCCTAACGGTTCATTGATAAGGAAATTAATACCCAAGAACGATGGTTTATGCTTCTTGTCAAAAGTTTCTTCTACGTTCGATGTTCTCAACCCATGTTTCTTAAAGATCAAATCAGTAAAATAGTAGCCTAATTCCGTTGATACAATACCGATTCCTGCCCCTGTTAGTACGTCACTCAGCCAGTGTTTATTATTTGCCATGCGCATAAAACCTGTTGCAGAGGCTATGGTATAAGCACCAATGCCAATCCAAGGACTCCTATAACCATACTCTTTCGTCAACATTGTTGCCGTCATAAAAGCCGTTGCTGTATGACCTGATGGGAAAGAGCGTAGATCAGTACCATCAGGGCGTTCGACTTGGGCAGAATACTTCAACGAGTTGACAATACCCGCCATCAGTGCCACTGACATGGCGTCAGAGGCAAGCATACGCCCCCAACTACTTCTACCCTTCACGCCCCCTATCTTCAATCCTAACATAACGGCTGCAGGAAGATACTGCGTATAGTTATCTAAACTTTTATCAAACCTTGGTATATAATCATTTCTTAACCCACGAAAACTCCTGCTCTGCCCTTTCATGATAAGACCGTTTATAATAAGTGGTGCACAAGTATATGCCATCACATCAAAACGAGTTTTGTTAACACTGCCCGACCGTTCCCCTACTCGCTTTAGAACGGTACTGGTATCGGCAACGACACCTAAACTATCAATAAATTTTATTGAACGTGTATGCTGTATGGTATCTTCCAATGCAACAGCTGCCTTTGCTTGATGGCAAAGACATACGAATGGCATCAATATAAAAAGGAATTCCTTAAAACAATTCATCTTTCCTCAATGGGCTTTGTAAAAGAAATCATCTGAAAATTAGTCGCTACAAAATTACTACTTTTTCTACAAATATGAGGAAAGGAATTATTAGAAAAAAGCTTGGTGTTGGAATTCTTATAAGAAAATAAGAACTACTAATTAGGCTAATGGGCTAATTGGGGCTAATAATCATTCTAAAAAAAACAGAGTAACAAGTTCTCCTGCTACTCTGTCTTTTAAACTTTTAGGGGTATCCCGCATTTCTCTCCCCTCCCTATGGGGGAGGCGCTGGGGGTGGGGCTGCTTGGGCTGCTTATTTCCCTACAACCACCTTCTTACCACCAACAACATAAACGCCGTTAGGTAAGCCGTTGAGGGCTGTATCTGCATTCACCTTGCTGCGAACGAGGACACCATAGATGCTATAAACGTCTACCTTGCCATCGTGTGGCTGAGCAGTGAAGGTCTTGATACCTGTTGGAACAACGCCCGGGTCAACCTCAGAACCGTCAGAACCACAAACCTTAACAACGATGTTGTTACCTGCATCCTCCATCACCTTCTTAGGGATAGTGAAAGTCTTGGTGTTAGCGAAGTAGATAAGCTGGTTCTTGCTGTTATAAATCTTGAAACCAACAACATGGTTGTTCTTAGCCTCCATAGTATAGGTGCGCTTACCATTGATATCTTTCTGTGTCTTGATAATTGCATAACCCTGACCGAGGCTGTCTGTCTTGAACTGATCCCATGAACCGAAGTCACCCATAGTACCTACACGTACAGCATCGTTGAAGTCTGTACGTTTTGCATCAGGAGCAGCACCTGGATAGATAGCTTGAGTAGGACGGATATGATCGTCGATGAAAATCATATTGTTAGCAGGACCCTTAGGGAACTGTTGCATAAATTTCTTTGCTTTCATCCACTGTGCCTGTGTAGTATACATGGTTGTATTGCTGTAGTCACCGATTACAGAACCATTCACGTTATAGAAGTGACCCCACGCTTCGAAGAAGCTTGAGAGGTCCTGCTTAGCTGCATAAGAACATGCCATAGCAAAGAGCAAGTAGTCCTTATCACCCTGACAGTTTGCTGTACCCTGACCTTCGAGACGGTGGGTGCGGAGATAATCAAGACACTTGTGCCAGAACTGATTGTCAAGACCTGTTGCATGGAACATCAAATAGAGCTTGTAGTACATCTGGGTTGTTCCCCATGTACCATATTCAAACCACTTTTGCTTGTTAGCGAAGCGGTCAGCGTATGTTGATACAGCACTCTCGCAAACACCGTCATATCTCTTACCGTCAACATCGTTGTAAGAGCATCTCTCAGAACGACTGGTTACACGACCACAGGTAAACATAATCATGTTAGAGTACATATTCACAGAAATCTCAGTCATACCTGCAGTGTTAAAAAGCTGCTGGTGGTTATGACCGAACTCGTGTGCAGGTCCCCAGAGTGTACCGTTACCCCACTTCATCTTGTCGTAGTTGAGTACGTCGCCCAAAGTGTTGTAATTATAATAGGTACCACCTGTTGTAGCATACATATAACCATGGTCGACGGCAGTAGCATTGAGAACATTGTTGCACTTATCACGCTTAGCGGAACGGAAGCCCATGAGGTCGTCCTCGCGCTGTACGATGCTGTTCCAAATTTCAACAAGTTCCTTCATGTGAACAGGAGTGTACTGCTTGCAAGCATCGCTTGGCATGTGCATAACAATCAACTCGCCCTTCATGTTGAAAGCCTTTGCCCAAACAAGACCATCAGACTGCATCTTCTGCCAATCCTCGTTAGTATCGCCCTTCGTGAGGTCGAAGTAACCATTCACCTTACCACCTTCGATGTGGATGTTAATTGGCTGATAACTCTTAAGCGTCTTACCATTGTTAAAGGTACGACCAATATAGTTTACAAAGACATTGTTCTCACCTTGGTTAAGAATGATGTTCAAACCCTTCTTTAAGTTATAGTACTTACCTGCACTACGTGTACCTAATGGTACCAATTCAATCTGCACAGTTGCCTTATCAGGAATTTCATCACCAAGGAAGACGAAGAGGTCCTCACCATCAGAAACAGTGATACCTGTTGGATTAGTCATACTACCATAGTTGTAGCCGATACCCATAGATTTTGCCCACGCACCATACTCATTCTCGCTATAAGCCTTGTAGTTAGCAATACGGAACTTTTGCTCCCAATTGCGACCACTTGGATAACTCTTCCAACTCTGGTTCTTAATCTTTAAAACAACATCTTGCAAGCCTTGTGGAACGCCATCAGTAGTCATCTTAGCCTTCAAAGCCTCATCAGTCATAGCCTTCACCTCTGCTGTTACTTCAGTAGCTGCGCTATTGGTGAAGTAAGTTGCAACAGCTGTTGCATACTTGTCTATATTCTTAGTCAAGTCAACACGTGCCTTATAAGCATCCTGCTGCTCCTTGAGCTTTGCCTGATCAATGGTAGCCTCTTTGAAAAGCCACTTGTTAGCCTCATTACTGGTGTACCATCCTACAGGACGATAACCCTGACTCTCTGCACAGTGGATACCAACATTGTTACCATCAATCATCTCGAAAGCCAACACGTAAGCATCATCTTGGTTACGCTGGAAATCGAAGCCATTACCCTTAGCCTCTGAAGTGGTATAGGTACAACTTGTAGCACCATTCTGTGGAACGATATACTTACCCGTAACAGCGTTCTGGAATGCATAACGACTATTGTCTAACTTCACTAACTTCCAACAATAACTATAGTCATTATCGCTAAAGCTACGTGTTGAGAGTGAACCTTCAATATAGTCCTCACGCATAGCTCTGCCATAAGGTTCAGAGACAATCTCATAATACTTTGTCAAGTCCTTTGTTGGGTCAACTATCTTTGTTAACTCAGCAAGTCTCGAATGAACCTGCTCATCGCTAAGGTTTGTTACAGGAACTAAACGGAACTCACTTGGTCCGAGCGCTGTTTTGCCATTGTCCCTCAATGGATGCCAGCGTACGACAACTTTCTGCCCATCAAGATGCCAACACCAATCGTCTTTCACACGATCATTATAGATGTTGAAATAAGACTTGCCAGTACCAGCCGACTCTGTCTGATAAACAACCTGGAACTTATAAGCACCTGCGCCTGTTTCGTAGGCTTGATTGTTTCCTGACACAGTCTGAATATACTTACCATCTTTCAAACTCTGAATGGTATAGTTGTCACCACCCTTTGAATGGAGGATAAACACGTTAGAATAGTCTGTTGCTGTTGATGTAAAGCTCTTACCATGCAACTGTCCATTAGCATTTGCATAGACATAAAGGTCAGTGCCCAGCTGTCGCTTATCGTTTACAATATAGTAAACGCCAGTCTTGATTTGCTGATTCTCTCCTTCTGCCTTTGGTGCAGGAGAGAGAGGCGATGCCTTCGCAACACTTGGTATAACGGCGGTCAATGCCATTGCAGCCATCAGCGCCTTGTTACGTAAAAATCTTTCAAATAACATAGATTAATTAAATAAGTAGTAGTTGTTTTTTTAACGGGAGAAATCTGCTGGCATAGGCTTCCTATGCCAGCGGATTGAGATAGAGGGATTAAAGACCTAACTGTTGCTTTTTCCAAGCCTCATCGTGATAAACGTAGAGGTGAAGCTCAGCGAGGTACCAATATGAAGAACCACCACCATTATTGATATTTGTACCGTTCTTGCGCTGTGTAGGCTCAAAGCGGATATGGGTGATAGTTGCACCATTTGTCTTTGTGTAAGAGAGAGGCTCACTCACTGCATTCGTAGAACGATAAGTTACGTGAGTTGATACAGGAGTAGCAGATGTGATAACGTCAGAAGAAGCATAGATATTTACCTTCTTAGGGTTACGGTCATTGCTTGTCACCTTGTTCTCATCGAAGCCAATGTAGAAAGTACCGTTGATACCCTCATTAAGTGTGATATCAATGTGTGGACGTGGGTCACTGGTGCTACCGTTGCTCTTTGTCTGGAAGTAAGTAGTCTTATTACCATCAACCGCAGAACCAATCTCATGACCTGGCTGCATTGAGTTAGAAGAAACCATACTTGCATTGAGAGGAATCTCAACAGCCTCTGACCACTCATTAGCCTGAGCCGTTGCTGTTGCAGGAGCATTCGTGTTCTTACCTCTGAGACCCTGAGTCGTTACGGTGATAGTGTAGTTGCCTGCAAAGTTGAATACATCATTGAGAACACAAGATGTCTCAGTTGCAGCAACCTCCTTCACTGACTCAGGAACGCCAGCCATATTGCTCTTCGCTCTGATGATAACCTTCTCATAGTTCACCTCGTCTGGTGCCTTCCATGTTACGTTGAACTGGCCCTTACCCGGTGTTACGTTTACATCGCTCACACCAGTAGGAACAATATCTTGGAATGCCTGTTGTGTTACGTGGATTGTAAATGGCTGTGCGCTACTGTTAGAAGGCTTACAAACCACGTCACAAGAACGAGGATTATCTGTAGCATTGAGAGTTGCTGTGAAGACAGCCTCAGAACCAGCAATAAACTTCTTAGTTGTTGACAACCAGCCCTTAGCATCCTCTGGAATGATAATCTCATAGTTACCATCAGAAGCAGCACGCTGGAATGGCACACGATAAGTACGACCGAGGTCTACCATCTCAACAGAAGCCTGCTTAGATGCCATTGGATAGATAGGACGAACCTTATAACCCTTAGCAGCCTGCTCGATGACATACTCGATAGAAGCATCCCAGTTGTCAGAACTCTTCAGACGTACTGTACAGTAGCGTTTCTCTGAAGTTGTATTAGGATCCATATCGAAGTGGAGCTTAACAATACCATTTTGCTTTACTGTCTTGCTTGCATCCAAACGAACGAAAGACACAGTGTCAGGGATAACGATGTTGTCAAGGTTGAGGTTGGTCTCAACTGGTACGTCGATACTTGTCACATTGCTCTCAAGGAGAGAGTAGAATGTACCCTCACGATTGAAGAATGGATTTTCCTCTGGAATACGAAGCACACTCTCAAAGCCCATCTGTGATACTTTAATATCGTAAGATGCGTGCTCACCATGAGAAATAGTAATCTTAGCCTCACGAGCCTTGAAGCCATTGTAAGCTGGTGCCTTTACAGTTACACCCTTACCATCAGCATTCTTGGTAACAGTGAGCCATTCAGCATTACTCACAGCCTTCCACTCATCAAGAGGAACATTCGTTTCAACAACAATCTGCTGTTCGCCACCCTCCTTATTGAATGAAATCATTCGCTGAGAAGAATGAGGAACCTCAAGCTCCTTACCAGTAAAGTCGGTGTCATAGTCAGCTGCACAGGATGCGAGCCCTAAGGTGCCCACGAATAGCACTGACAGCATGAATAGGAAATTAATCTTAAGTTTCATTATTCGTAGTTATTTATCGTTAAAGTTTATCTGCTCTTGGATTATACTGATAGCGCAGCTTAGACAACACTTCTTTCCATGGACCTTCCTTCCATGTACCATCGTTCTGCTTGGTATTCTTCATCACACGGTAACGATAGTGGAGACGGAACTCCTTGAAGTAAGTAGGGTTAGTTGATGCACTACCTCCTAACTCATTGAGCAAGAAAGTATTGTTAT from Prevotella melaninogenica includes the following:
- a CDS encoding alpha-L-fucosidase encodes the protein MNNRFLHGVLTALALTASATSFAQTNTVMTLQTQIAPNPENEPRPVFPIPTDRQWKWQQTEFYAFFHYGMNTYTNKEWGNGDEDVNTFAPTAKPDPRQWLEAVKEAGMKGGIAVVKHHDGFCLWPTETTNHKSMNSSSPNAQVNIADLFAKAAQELNMKYGFYVSPWDRNSGLYGTDSYVKDVFLKQCAELAKYGSDQFEMWFDGANGGNGYYGGQNKTINIDRATYYDVPNLRDSIHKLSPNIILWGVGGEARWIGNEDGWAGETNWCNENRGYAPERNGMYGTENGWFWLPGESDAKFTDKGWFWHPGCEPMSAERTFQMYLETVGRNATLILNCPPDRSGRIPQNQVNRLKEFGTMLKERFKTNLAKTATVEATSTRSNGATRTYVVNNLIDENPDTYWAAEDNVKDVTLTFKWNNIQKVRYVTLQEYVRLGQRVKGFSIEYTTDGSTWKPLANKVKQTTIGYKRIIPLNGSTVSSYGSGFEAKAIRVHIKDAKACPVMSEIAIY
- a CDS encoding GEVED domain-containing protein; the protein is MKKNILATCGLLFCTTLLHAQTTQEVRIDFENQDYKSVGVYDSWQKSPFRSQNKQVPVLKGNVQVVSNIDKKYDEILKSIPNNSENVLGFQRSRFGSNTFGARIDLKQPFALTKETKYVHVMIHKPKAGRTMLIGLGKRTDRAGQSAETEQFWELSTREVEPNKWVDAVFPVKGAGGIEIHSLVVVVDCEDTNGMTDDFLAYIDNIVVNNEAFTTTNREDYPMNYNKDQKCTRTDRGLKGISLGDQSFNVYGDITTSTPAYTYLSKQAFLAKPGETLSPAVQYKGIWMHSYVYLDLNNNGRFEPKVEGGKIVQNAGNELLAYSFLGGEDENSGFNSAGTEISGNGRNTLVMPEFTLPSDLQHGFYRMRYKVDWNSADAGGCIDNNNNIINNGGGAIDVRLNVHGDNVKINQGALNGKVVAEDGTELNDISIPFGKPYTIKMKPEHGFNFSGLKVRHGYNLNGDSLSHGTYQYVDELIPRERFNADGTFTLPAEMVDGDVSLEGIFIDAKTTLTYEVYFNNEFVHSTVVNGAKIGAVTIPESLNRDFVELTADKQTITELPATVRVNAVWIAPMKVVNPTDTTWYSLKVSSQERWVSSRTYTPNVYFATSLDENDDAALWALTGNPYGGFHLINKAMGPKQVLASPSPKGSANAGGNTYATLQPVDNLPAGYTSDWTITISPNDDNGFYICNPEGFGLNYRSDYNLAYWTGGKDGGSTFVPKMVSTTGINSLTLQRNTDTTYDLSGKMVSKNHKGLVIRGGKKLLVK
- a CDS encoding phosphatase PAP2 family protein, coding for MNCFKEFLFILMPFVCLCHQAKAAVALEDTIQHTRSIKFIDSLGVVADTSTVLKRVGERSGSVNKTRFDVMAYTCAPLIINGLIMKGQSRSFRGLRNDYIPRFDKSLDNYTQYLPAAVMLGLKIGGVKGRSSWGRMLASDAMSVALMAGIVNSLKYSAQVERPDGTDLRSFPSGHTATAFMTATMLTKEYGYRSPWIGIGAYTIASATGFMRMANNKHWLSDVLTGAGIGIVSTELGYYFTDLIFKKHGLRTSNVEETFDKKHKPSFLGINFLINEPLGSFRNEKDAPIKVSRGCTSAVEGAYFFNPYIGIGGRFSVTRTSVIVEDVKAEDYVFDTWKLGGGPFFSYPLSERWLIGSKLLASSVFFPNIKLTGDLINSHHRIGFGTGLSLTFRARQHYSVRFLIDYNLQPYRTSLMRTHFHSLGVGSSFGISF
- a CDS encoding M60 family metallopeptidase, which codes for MLFERFLRNKALMAAMALTAVIPSVAKASPLSPAPKAEGENQQIKTGVYYIVNDKRQLGTDLYVYANANGQLHGKSFTSTATDYSNVFILHSKGGDNYTIQSLKDGKYIQTVSGNNQAYETGAGAYKFQVVYQTESAGTGKSYFNIYNDRVKDDWCWHLDGQKVVVRWHPLRDNGKTALGPSEFRLVPVTNLSDEQVHSRLAELTKIVDPTKDLTKYYEIVSEPYGRAMREDYIEGSLSTRSFSDNDYSYCWKLVKLDNSRYAFQNAVTGKYIVPQNGATSCTYTTSEAKGNGFDFQRNQDDAYVLAFEMIDGNNVGIHCAESQGYRPVGWYTSNEANKWLFKEATIDQAKLKEQQDAYKARVDLTKNIDKYATAVATYFTNSAATEVTAEVKAMTDEALKAKMTTDGVPQGLQDVVLKIKNQSWKSYPSGRNWEQKFRIANYKAYSENEYGAWAKSMGIGYNYGSMTNPTGITVSDGEDLFVFLGDEIPDKATVQIELVPLGTRSAGKYYNLKKGLNIILNQGENNVFVNYIGRTFNNGKTLKSYQPINIHIEGGKVNGYFDLTKGDTNEDWQKMQSDGLVWAKAFNMKGELIVMHMPSDACKQYTPVHMKELVEIWNSIVQREDDLMGFRSAKRDKCNNVLNATAVDHGYMYATTGGTYYNYNTLGDVLNYDKMKWGNGTLWGPAHEFGHNHQQLFNTAGMTEISVNMYSNMIMFTCGRVTSRSERCSYNDVDGKRYDGVCESAVSTYADRFANKQKWFEYGTWGTTQMYYKLYLMFHATGLDNQFWHKCLDYLRTHRLEGQGTANCQGDKDYLLFAMACSYAAKQDLSSFFEAWGHFYNVNGSVIGDYSNTTMYTTQAQWMKAKKFMQQFPKGPANNMIFIDDHIRPTQAIYPGAAPDAKRTDFNDAVRVGTMGDFGSWDQFKTDSLGQGYAIIKTQKDINGKRTYTMEAKNNHVVGFKIYNSKNQLIYFANTKTFTIPKKVMEDAGNNIVVKVCGSDGSEVDPGVVPTGIKTFTAQPHDGKVDVYSIYGVLVRSKVNADTALNGLPNGVYVVGGKKVVVGK
- a CDS encoding BACON domain-containing protein is translated as MKLKINFLFMLSVLFVGTLGLASCAADYDTDFTGKELEVPHSSQRMISFNKEGGEQQIVVETNVPLDEWKAVSNAEWLTVTKNADGKGVTVKAPAYNGFKAREAKITISHGEHASYDIKVSQMGFESVLRIPEENPFFNREGTFYSLLESNVTSIDVPVETNLNLDNIVIPDTVSFVRLDASKTVKQNGIVKLHFDMDPNTTSEKRYCTVRLKSSDNWDASIEYVIEQAAKGYKVRPIYPMASKQASVEMVDLGRTYRVPFQRAASDGNYEIIIPEDAKGWLSTTKKFIAGSEAVFTATLNATDNPRSCDVVCKPSNSSAQPFTIHVTQQAFQDIVPTGVSDVNVTPGKGQFNVTWKAPDEVNYEKVIIRAKSNMAGVPESVKEVAATETSCVLNDVFNFAGNYTITVTTQGLRGKNTNAPATATAQANEWSEAVEIPLNASMVSSNSMQPGHEIGSAVDGNKTTYFQTKSNGSTSDPRPHIDITLNEGINGTFYIGFDENKVTSNDRNPKKVNIYASSDVITSATPVSTHVTYRSTNAVSEPLSYTKTNGATITHIRFEPTQRKNGTNINNGGGSSYWYLAELHLYVYHDEAWKKQQLGL